A DNA window from Halostella litorea contains the following coding sequences:
- a CDS encoding amidohydrolase family protein, with amino-acid sequence MILNAGTLVTMNDEREVRKEVHVVVENGEVVEVADGYESGEETVDARDEVVIPGLVNCHTHMYALPLRGAPLSASPESFYEALVDIWWEVDEAFTERDARLSALGSCAEMLAGGVTTFCDNYSGPNTLPGALDAVAEGVAATPIRGMITFETTARNSEAEALDGIEENRRFVREAEDEYDRVSGHYCLHTLFTNSEDVVEETVDHALADDRPVQIHLEEGLVDVHESIKEYGERPVPALDEMGFFDADVIAAHCVHSTEREIGILADNDVKVAHNPYSNVNNAVGIADVETMADHDLTIGIGDDGWDPDMFETMRSAAGIHKLKDNDPSGFDNAKALEWATIGSAAVLGMADRVGSIEPGKRADFVTLDLGPNPVRPGSAPYYVVSAASRADVTRTVVGGETVYTPEDGVRGVDEADMAAVGEASADLWERL; translated from the coding sequence GTGATACTCAACGCAGGCACGCTCGTCACCATGAACGACGAGCGCGAGGTCCGGAAGGAGGTCCACGTCGTCGTGGAAAACGGCGAGGTCGTCGAGGTGGCGGACGGGTACGAAAGCGGCGAGGAGACGGTGGACGCCCGCGACGAGGTGGTCATTCCGGGGCTGGTGAACTGCCACACCCACATGTACGCGCTGCCGCTCCGCGGGGCACCGCTGTCCGCGTCCCCCGAGAGCTTCTACGAGGCGCTGGTCGATATCTGGTGGGAGGTCGACGAGGCGTTCACGGAGCGCGACGCGCGGCTGTCCGCGCTCGGCTCCTGCGCGGAGATGCTGGCCGGCGGCGTCACGACGTTTTGCGACAACTACTCCGGGCCGAACACGCTGCCCGGCGCGCTGGACGCCGTCGCCGAGGGCGTCGCCGCGACGCCGATCCGCGGCATGATCACGTTCGAGACGACGGCGCGCAACTCGGAGGCCGAGGCGCTGGACGGGATCGAGGAGAACCGCCGGTTCGTCCGTGAGGCCGAGGACGAGTACGACCGCGTCAGCGGGCACTACTGCCTCCACACGCTGTTTACGAACAGCGAGGACGTCGTCGAGGAGACCGTCGACCACGCGCTGGCGGACGACCGCCCCGTCCAGATCCACCTGGAGGAGGGGCTGGTCGATGTCCACGAGTCGATAAAGGAGTACGGCGAGCGGCCCGTCCCGGCGCTCGACGAGATGGGGTTTTTCGACGCCGACGTCATCGCCGCCCACTGCGTCCACTCGACGGAACGGGAGATAGGGATCCTCGCGGACAACGACGTGAAGGTCGCGCACAACCCGTACTCGAACGTCAACAACGCCGTCGGCATCGCGGACGTGGAGACGATGGCGGACCACGACCTGACGATCGGCATCGGGGACGACGGCTGGGACCCCGACATGTTCGAGACGATGCGCTCGGCCGCCGGGATCCACAAGCTGAAGGACAACGACCCGAGCGGCTTCGACAACGCCAAAGCCCTCGAGTGGGCGACGATCGGCAGCGCGGCGGTGCTCGGCATGGCCGACCGGGTCGGCAGCATCGAACCCGGCAAGCGCGCCGACTTCGTCACGCTCGACCTGGGGCCGAACCCGGTGCGGCCCGGGAGCGCGCCGTACTACGTCGTCAGCGCCGCGAGCCGTGCCGACGTGACGCGGACCGTCGTCGGCGGCGAGACGGTGTACACCCCCGAGGACGGTGTACGCGGCGTGGACGAAGCGGACATGGCCGCCGTGGGCGAGGCCAGCGCCGACCTCTGGGAACGCCTGTAA
- a CDS encoding LLM class flavin-dependent oxidoreductase, with translation MSASKQVFDRGDRVGIYLQDKHSLQENLDLVQYAERQGIDEVWQAESRLARDGVTPLGAYAAVTDEIKLGTGVINNWTRNAALIAQTMSTLEELAGPDRIQCGIGAWWDPLAEKVGIDRSGALRAMRECVEVTQDLLAMENVTYDGDFVQMRDVELDVVHGDDGPRTVPVYVGATGFKMLELTGHFADGAVLNYLVSPEYNQKALDALETGAERGGRSLEDIDRPQLVVCSMDHDVDVALDNARELITQYLGQQPHIMKASGVSQDLIDEVGEAIGGWPADKEDIEEGMDLIPDEVVHKLTASGTPEQCREKVREYAENGCQCPVLYPLGDDRELMIDEFADGYL, from the coding sequence ATGAGCGCTAGCAAACAGGTGTTCGACAGAGGCGACCGTGTGGGCATCTACTTGCAGGACAAACACTCCCTGCAGGAGAACCTAGACCTCGTCCAGTACGCGGAACGGCAGGGGATCGACGAGGTGTGGCAGGCGGAGTCACGGCTCGCCCGGGACGGGGTCACGCCGCTCGGCGCGTACGCGGCGGTGACCGACGAGATCAAACTCGGCACGGGCGTCATCAACAACTGGACGCGAAACGCCGCCCTCATCGCCCAGACAATGAGCACCCTGGAGGAACTCGCCGGGCCGGACCGGATCCAGTGTGGGATCGGGGCCTGGTGGGACCCGCTCGCCGAGAAGGTCGGCATCGACCGGAGCGGCGCGCTCCGGGCCATGCGCGAGTGCGTCGAGGTGACCCAGGACCTGCTGGCCATGGAGAACGTCACCTACGACGGCGACTTCGTCCAGATGCGCGACGTGGAACTGGACGTGGTCCACGGCGACGACGGGCCGCGGACGGTCCCCGTCTACGTCGGCGCGACCGGGTTCAAGATGCTCGAACTCACCGGCCACTTCGCCGACGGGGCCGTGCTGAACTACCTCGTCAGCCCCGAGTACAACCAGAAGGCCCTCGACGCGCTCGAAACCGGCGCGGAGCGGGGCGGGCGCTCGCTGGAGGACATCGACCGCCCGCAACTGGTCGTCTGCTCGATGGACCACGACGTCGACGTGGCGCTCGACAACGCCCGCGAACTCATCACCCAGTACCTCGGCCAGCAGCCCCACATCATGAAGGCAAGCGGCGTGAGCCAGGACCTCATCGACGAGGTGGGCGAGGCCATCGGCGGGTGGCCGGCCGACAAGGAGGACATCGAGGAGGGGATGGACCTTATCCCCGACGAGGTCGTCCACAAGCTCACCGCCAGCGGCACCCCGGAGCAGTGCCGCGAGAAGGTCCGCGAGTACGCCGAGAACGGCTGCCAGTGCCCGGTCCTCTACCCGCTGGGCGACGACCGCGAACTGATGATAGACGAGTTCGCGGACGGCTACCTGTAA
- a CDS encoding N-acyl-D-amino-acid deacylase family protein, which yields MTATDGSIEFRNARVLDGSGRPPFSAHVLVADGRVRRVGEDPAGADREVDLDGSYLAPGFVDMHAHSELRLFDHPGAAEKLTQGITTEVLGQDGVSVAPVPADLKAEWAERVASLDGTFDGTWPWNDVGGYLDELDAASPAVNCAYYAPHGNLRSLLTGFEDRPVGTENVAAAGTNREITVGGTRAEAGHGAAPGALGVLQTELDAAIDQGAFGMSKGMIYPPSSYAREDELEALAETLAARDSFMVSHVWNETDRVVESIERYLDICRRAGCHAHVSHLKVGGEANWGDSEAVLDLFDEAEAAGQRVTFDQYPYTAGSTMLTALLPPWARQGDSEDILDRLEVPGTVEEIAADIDAPGEWENLARAAGTWDNILVTRTGSGDHQGETIASIADERGLDPVPAMCGLLVEEELDVTMADFIMAEEDIQRFLADGRGTFCTDGIFGGKPHPRVLGSFGRILERYVRERDVLSPAAMARKAAGHPADILGLDDRGYVREGYVADLVAFDLEAVSANATYEEPLQYTGGFEFVLVGGRVAVEDGESTGVRNGDVLRSTEEWGGETRPTLDRSAAE from the coding sequence ATGACCGCCACGGACGGGTCTATCGAGTTTCGAAACGCCCGGGTCCTCGACGGGAGCGGCCGCCCCCCGTTCTCCGCGCACGTCCTCGTCGCCGACGGGCGCGTCAGGCGGGTCGGCGAGGACCCGGCGGGGGCCGACCGCGAGGTCGACCTCGACGGCTCCTACCTCGCCCCCGGCTTCGTCGACATGCACGCCCACTCGGAACTGCGCCTGTTCGATCACCCCGGCGCGGCGGAGAAGCTCACCCAGGGGATCACGACTGAGGTGCTGGGACAGGACGGGGTGAGCGTCGCGCCGGTTCCGGCGGACCTCAAGGCCGAGTGGGCCGAGCGGGTCGCCTCGCTCGACGGGACCTTCGACGGGACGTGGCCGTGGAACGACGTCGGGGGCTATCTCGACGAACTCGACGCCGCCTCGCCCGCCGTGAACTGCGCGTACTACGCGCCCCACGGCAACCTCCGCTCGCTGCTGACGGGGTTCGAGGACAGGCCGGTTGGGACCGAGAACGTCGCCGCCGCCGGGACGAACCGGGAGATCACGGTCGGGGGGACGCGGGCGGAAGCCGGGCACGGGGCCGCGCCCGGCGCGCTCGGCGTGCTCCAGACCGAACTCGACGCCGCCATCGACCAGGGCGCGTTCGGCATGTCGAAGGGGATGATCTACCCCCCGAGCTCCTACGCCCGGGAGGACGAACTGGAGGCGCTCGCCGAGACGCTCGCCGCGCGCGACTCCTTTATGGTCTCGCACGTCTGGAACGAGACGGATCGGGTCGTCGAGTCCATCGAGCGCTACCTCGACATCTGCCGGCGGGCGGGCTGTCACGCTCACGTCTCCCACCTCAAGGTCGGCGGCGAGGCCAACTGGGGCGACTCCGAGGCCGTCCTCGACCTGTTCGACGAGGCCGAGGCGGCCGGCCAGCGCGTCACGTTCGACCAGTACCCCTACACCGCGGGGTCGACGATGCTCACGGCGCTGCTCCCGCCGTGGGCGCGGCAGGGCGACTCCGAGGACATCCTCGACCGGCTGGAAGTCCCCGGCACCGTCGAGGAGATAGCCGCGGACATCGACGCCCCCGGCGAGTGGGAGAACCTCGCCCGCGCGGCCGGCACCTGGGACAACATCCTCGTCACGCGGACGGGGAGCGGCGACCACCAGGGGGAGACGATAGCGTCGATCGCCGACGAGCGAGGCCTCGACCCGGTCCCCGCGATGTGCGGGCTCCTGGTCGAGGAGGAACTCGACGTGACGATGGCCGACTTCATCATGGCCGAGGAGGACATCCAGCGCTTCCTCGCGGACGGCCGCGGCACCTTCTGTACCGACGGCATCTTCGGCGGCAAACCACATCCCCGGGTGCTGGGCAGTTTCGGCCGCATCCTCGAACGCTACGTCCGCGAGCGCGACGTGCTGTCGCCGGCCGCGATGGCGCGCAAGGCCGCCGGCCACCCGGCGGACATCCTCGGTCTCGACGACCGCGGCTACGTGCGGGAGGGGTACGTGGCCGACCTCGTCGCGTTCGACCTGGAGGCGGTGTCGGCGAACGCCACCTACGAGGAGCCGCTCCAGTACACCGGCGGGTTCGAGTTCGTGCTGGTCGGCGGCAGGGTCGCCGTGGAGGACGGCGAGTCGACCGGCGTCCGCAACGGCGACGTGTTGCGCTCGACCGAGGAGTGGGGCGGCGAGACGCGGCCGACGCTCGACCGGTCGGCGGCGGAGTGA
- a CDS encoding archaea-specific SMC-related protein codes for MTWTIEIENIAGILDGRATVDPGLNAVRGSNWQGKSSFIEAIKTALGTSTELTEGEEAGGVRLQTPDREVAVDLVRENGTVRRDGTPYLDDEYDAIRAGLFACLDERNEVRGAVRRGENLEEELMRPLDFQNLDDRIADLTREREQVQSELSGAREAKKRLPGIQERVTQLEREVEELREKRDALDATDAPDDEEGSRTRQQLSAAQTERSRAETRIERLERTIERTEERLDERRAELAELELPEEEDVESELATAREKLQRAKRDSEVLQSVYSANELVLEESRLDLLTEVKRELTGDRVVCWTCGDEADRGDLEDRLDELGEKVAELRSRAERYRDEVAELEARREELSQAKRRKRDLNAEITELEETLADRRESLAEAEERYEDASARVEALAEAVDEEVEAVSDVESEIKYREAELEDARGELSELESRAGQVETLEAESEEIRTEIRELRNRKDEIKRRAREAFDEAMDDVLARFDAGFETARLTPEFDLVVARDGREARLDALSEGELELLGFVAALAGYESFDVAETVPVLLVDGVGGLADDNLHTLIDYLHERTEYLVFTAYPEYTAFEGREIDPGEWTVARDERASAD; via the coding sequence ATGACCTGGACCATCGAAATCGAGAACATCGCCGGCATACTGGACGGGCGCGCGACCGTCGACCCGGGGCTGAACGCGGTCAGGGGGTCGAACTGGCAGGGCAAGTCGAGCTTCATCGAGGCGATCAAGACGGCGCTGGGAACCTCGACGGAGCTGACCGAGGGCGAGGAGGCCGGCGGCGTCCGCCTGCAAACGCCCGACCGGGAGGTCGCGGTGGACCTCGTCCGCGAGAACGGGACCGTCCGACGCGACGGGACGCCGTACCTCGACGACGAGTACGACGCCATCCGTGCGGGGCTGTTCGCCTGCCTCGACGAGCGCAACGAGGTCCGGGGGGCCGTCCGCCGCGGGGAGAACCTGGAGGAGGAGCTCATGCGCCCGCTGGACTTCCAGAACCTCGACGATCGGATCGCCGACCTGACGCGCGAACGCGAGCAGGTCCAGTCCGAGCTCTCGGGCGCGAGGGAGGCGAAAAAGCGTCTCCCGGGCATCCAGGAGCGGGTCACGCAGCTCGAACGGGAGGTCGAGGAGCTCCGCGAGAAGCGCGACGCGCTGGACGCGACCGACGCGCCGGACGACGAGGAGGGGTCGCGGACCCGGCAGCAGCTCAGCGCGGCCCAGACCGAGCGGAGTCGGGCCGAAACCCGGATCGAGCGGCTGGAGCGGACCATCGAGCGGACCGAGGAGCGCCTCGACGAGCGCCGGGCCGAGCTGGCGGAACTGGAGCTACCTGAGGAGGAGGACGTCGAGAGCGAACTCGCGACGGCCCGGGAGAAGCTCCAGCGGGCGAAACGCGACTCCGAGGTGTTGCAGTCGGTGTACTCGGCCAACGAGCTGGTGCTGGAGGAGAGCCGGCTCGACCTCCTGACGGAGGTCAAGCGGGAGCTGACCGGCGACCGCGTCGTCTGCTGGACCTGCGGCGACGAGGCCGACCGCGGGGACCTGGAGGACCGGCTCGACGAACTCGGCGAGAAGGTCGCGGAGCTGCGCAGCCGGGCCGAGCGATACCGCGACGAGGTCGCCGAACTGGAGGCGCGCCGGGAGGAGCTGAGCCAGGCGAAACGCCGGAAGCGCGACCTGAACGCCGAGATAACGGAGCTGGAGGAGACACTTGCGGACAGGCGGGAGAGCCTGGCCGAGGCGGAGGAGCGGTACGAGGACGCGTCGGCGCGCGTCGAGGCGCTCGCCGAGGCGGTCGACGAGGAGGTCGAGGCCGTCTCCGACGTCGAGAGCGAGATCAAGTATCGCGAGGCCGAACTGGAGGACGCCAGGGGCGAACTGTCGGAGCTCGAAAGCCGCGCGGGGCAGGTGGAGACGCTCGAAGCCGAAAGCGAGGAGATCCGGACGGAGATACGGGAGCTCCGGAACCGGAAAGACGAGATCAAGCGCCGCGCCCGCGAGGCGTTCGACGAGGCGATGGACGACGTGCTGGCGCGGTTCGACGCGGGGTTCGAGACGGCGCGGCTCACCCCCGAGTTCGACCTTGTCGTCGCGCGCGACGGCCGCGAGGCGCGCCTGGACGCGCTGAGCGAGGGGGAACTGGAACTGCTCGGCTTCGTCGCGGCGCTCGCCGGCTACGAGTCGTTCGACGTGGCCGAGACGGTGCCGGTCCTGCTGGTCGACGGCGTCGGGGGGCTGGCCGACGACAACCTCCACACGCTGATCGACTACCTCCACGAGCGCACGGAGTACCTCGTGTTCACGGCCTACCCCGAGTACACCGCGTTCGAGGGCCGCGAGATCGACCCCGGGGAGTGGACCGTCGCGCGCGACGAGCGTGCCAGCGCCGACTGA
- the rdfA gene encoding rod-determining factor RdfA has protein sequence MPTEPGCKVDTTVERYGLESADPAYESIDDGLLARWRGTDDRAPMGYRSLAEWFNKRLLKRVYDDHGRDALGARVDSDYEALRSDDDLVSEETVESLRADGIDAEAVRDAMVSYGSMRRHLKECLGGEKPTPTAETEWERESIERARGVAREKAERALSSLDTKGEIAGAAAAETEVQIQVGCSSCPTRVPFEVALERGYVCEQHDRPIAATDGP, from the coding sequence ATGCCAACCGAACCGGGGTGCAAGGTGGACACGACGGTCGAGCGATACGGGCTGGAGTCCGCGGACCCGGCCTACGAGTCGATCGACGACGGACTGCTCGCCCGGTGGCGGGGGACCGACGACCGCGCCCCGATGGGGTATCGCTCGCTCGCGGAGTGGTTCAACAAGCGCCTCCTGAAGCGGGTGTACGACGACCACGGGCGCGACGCCCTGGGGGCGCGCGTCGACAGCGACTACGAGGCGCTGCGAAGCGACGACGACCTCGTCAGCGAGGAGACGGTCGAGAGCCTCCGCGCGGACGGGATCGACGCGGAGGCGGTCCGCGACGCCATGGTGTCGTACGGGTCGATGCGGCGGCACCTGAAGGAGTGTCTCGGCGGGGAGAAGCCGACGCCGACCGCCGAGACGGAGTGGGAGCGCGAGAGCATCGAGAGGGCCCGCGGGGTCGCCCGGGAGAAAGCCGAGCGGGCGCTCTCCTCGCTCGACACGAAGGGGGAGATAGCGGGGGCCGCCGCCGCGGAGACCGAGGTGCAGATCCAGGTCGGCTGCAGTTCCTGTCCGACCCGGGTCCCGTTCGAGGTGGCGCTCGAACGCGGCTACGTCTGCGAACAGCACGACCGACCGATCGCCGCGACGGACGGACCATGA
- a CDS encoding dihydroorotase — MTDRLVTDARIVDASGVRTGDIAIADGEIAAVGPGVATDRDAADVVDADGMVALPGVVDVHNHMHDAELFPEGIDFASETASAVAGGVTTVVELPTQTPVTTPEAFRRKREQCGDLAHVDFGLVAGNVEEPGIDVEAVGAEGTRDFKTFTAEPYLADDGTIVSLMERVGEAGGKVRVHCESQGILDHARAGVDGDDPEVYMDSRPLEAELDAISRMGWFAEYADCPLHVVHVSSGSGAREGGRFKSRANVPVTLETCPHYLAFSKADVAEKGPFLKVNPSLKSPEEVDRLWTAVRDGTIDLVASEHFPTYRAERERGWDDIWEPYAGLPSIETMLEFLVSEGVHEGRLSWPRLHELVCARPAKEAGVYPRKGSLREGTDADVALVREERFEVSADDLTFVGGWTPYEGREWSARVDTVLAGGEVVARDHEVRSAPGRGEFLPRA; from the coding sequence ATGACCGACCGGCTCGTGACGGACGCGCGCATCGTGGACGCATCCGGCGTCCGGACCGGCGACATCGCCATCGCCGACGGGGAGATCGCAGCAGTGGGGCCCGGGGTCGCGACCGACCGCGACGCGGCCGACGTGGTCGACGCCGACGGCATGGTCGCGCTGCCGGGCGTCGTCGACGTCCACAACCACATGCACGACGCGGAACTGTTCCCGGAGGGGATCGACTTCGCCTCGGAGACGGCGAGCGCCGTCGCCGGCGGGGTGACAACCGTCGTCGAACTCCCGACCCAGACGCCCGTCACCACGCCCGAGGCGTTCCGGCGCAAGCGCGAGCAGTGTGGCGACCTCGCCCACGTCGACTTCGGGCTGGTCGCCGGCAACGTCGAGGAGCCGGGGATCGACGTCGAGGCGGTCGGTGCCGAGGGAACGCGGGACTTCAAGACGTTCACCGCGGAGCCGTACCTCGCGGACGACGGGACGATCGTCTCGCTGATGGAGCGGGTCGGCGAGGCCGGCGGCAAGGTCCGGGTCCACTGCGAGAGCCAGGGGATACTGGACCACGCCCGCGCGGGGGTCGACGGCGACGACCCCGAGGTGTACATGGACTCGCGGCCGCTGGAGGCGGAACTCGACGCGATAAGCAGGATGGGCTGGTTCGCGGAGTACGCCGACTGTCCCCTCCACGTCGTCCACGTCTCCAGCGGGAGCGGCGCGCGGGAGGGCGGCCGGTTCAAGTCCCGCGCGAACGTCCCGGTCACCCTCGAAACGTGTCCGCACTACCTCGCGTTCTCGAAGGCGGACGTCGCGGAGAAGGGGCCGTTCCTGAAGGTCAATCCGAGCCTCAAATCGCCCGAGGAGGTCGACCGACTCTGGACGGCGGTGCGGGACGGGACGATAGACCTGGTCGCGAGCGAGCACTTCCCGACGTACCGCGCGGAGCGCGAGCGCGGGTGGGACGACATCTGGGAGCCCTACGCCGGCCTGCCGAGCATCGAGACGATGCTGGAGTTCCTCGTCAGCGAGGGCGTCCACGAGGGGCGGCTCTCATGGCCGCGGCTCCACGAACTCGTCTGCGCCCGTCCGGCGAAGGAAGCCGGCGTCTACCCGCGGAAGGGGTCGCTCCGCGAGGGGACCGACGCGGACGTCGCGCTCGTCCGGGAGGAGCGGTTTGAGGTGTCGGCCGACGACCTGACGTTCGTCGGCGGCTGGACGCCGTACGAGGGCCGCGAGTGGAGCGCGCGCGTCGACACCGTCCTCGCGGGCGGCGAGGTGGTCGCCCGGGACCACGAGGTGCGGTCCGCGCCCGGCCGCGGGGAGTTCCTCCCGCGGGCGTAG
- a CDS encoding Zn-dependent hydrolase → MADPTVDGERFRRRFDEFSDIGATENGGVNRPSLSDENKAARDTVVEWFREAGLAVTVDEMGNIFGRRAGANPDADPVLFGSHVDSQYNGGRYDGVVGVLGALEAVEALNDADVTTDRPLEVVAWSNEEGVRFQPDMLGSGVFCDQFDLEYAYEREDKDGKRFGEELERIGYKGDAPCEPRDLHCYFEMHVEQGPFLEQEGLPVAAVEGVFGFSWMNVTFEGQANHAGPTPMDMRHDAFVATADVTRSVRRLTATEGTDLVGTVGSVDVWPNAINVIPETVEFTVDFRSYDDAVVDAAVEQIQREIAHAAEREGLEYEFEEIMRVDADPFDQSCIDTVVDAAETVGCEYTRLVSGAGHDANYLNKIAPTSMIFVPSVDGISHRESEFTEWEDIVTGTEVLLEAVRSKAAE, encoded by the coding sequence ATGGCAGACCCGACAGTCGATGGCGAGCGGTTCCGCCGGCGGTTCGACGAGTTCAGCGATATCGGCGCGACCGAGAACGGCGGCGTGAACCGGCCGAGCCTCTCCGACGAGAACAAGGCGGCCAGGGACACCGTCGTCGAGTGGTTCCGCGAGGCGGGGCTGGCGGTCACGGTCGACGAGATGGGCAACATCTTCGGCCGGCGGGCGGGCGCGAACCCCGATGCGGACCCGGTTCTGTTTGGATCCCACGTCGACAGCCAGTACAACGGCGGCCGGTACGACGGCGTGGTCGGCGTCCTCGGCGCGCTGGAGGCCGTCGAGGCGCTGAACGACGCGGACGTGACCACCGACCGCCCGCTGGAGGTCGTCGCCTGGAGCAACGAGGAGGGGGTGCGGTTCCAGCCCGACATGCTCGGCAGCGGCGTGTTCTGCGACCAGTTCGACCTGGAGTACGCCTACGAGCGCGAGGACAAGGACGGCAAGAGGTTCGGCGAGGAACTGGAGCGCATCGGCTACAAGGGCGACGCGCCCTGCGAGCCCCGCGACCTCCATTGCTACTTCGAGATGCACGTCGAGCAGGGGCCGTTCCTCGAACAGGAGGGCCTCCCGGTCGCGGCCGTCGAGGGCGTGTTCGGCTTTTCGTGGATGAACGTGACGTTCGAGGGGCAGGCGAACCACGCCGGCCCGACGCCGATGGACATGCGCCACGACGCGTTCGTCGCGACGGCCGACGTGACCCGGAGCGTCCGACGGCTCACGGCGACGGAGGGCACCGACCTCGTCGGCACCGTCGGCAGCGTCGACGTGTGGCCGAACGCGATCAACGTGATCCCCGAGACGGTGGAGTTCACGGTCGACTTCCGGTCGTACGACGACGCGGTCGTCGACGCCGCCGTCGAGCAGATCCAGCGGGAGATCGCCCACGCCGCCGAGCGCGAGGGCCTCGAGTACGAGTTCGAGGAGATCATGCGCGTCGACGCCGACCCGTTCGACCAGAGCTGTATCGACACGGTCGTCGACGCCGCCGAGACGGTCGGCTGCGAGTACACGCGGCTCGTCAGCGGGGCCGGCCACGACGCGAACTACCTCAACAAGATCGCCCCGACGAGCATGATCTTCGTCCCGAGCGTCGACGGCATCAGCCACCGCGAGAGCGAGTTCACGGAGTGGGAGGACATTGTGACGGGCACGGAGGTACTGCTGGAGGCCGTCCGGTCGAAGGCCGCCGAGTGA
- the thrC gene encoding threonine synthase yields MAMEHVTALECTICGKEYDPDRIIYTCPEHEGVKGILEVTYDYDVIDDEFDADLDGNIRSQWKYEAFLPVDDDADVVTLNEGGTDLFDAPNLSEALGVETLVKDDGRNPTGCFKDRASSIAVTKARHAGRDIITCASTGNAAASLSGYAARGGLDCRIFVPGDAPVGKLAQPLVYGADVLAVNGSYDEAYDLSVEVTEEYGWYNRNAAINPFQVEGKRTVGHELAEQSKVRGEVPDWVVFSMGDGCTIAGAWKGFKEFYDLGYVDDHPKMLGVQAEGASAIHDAFQGHDDVDDIADTVADSIAVGRPRNTIKACRAPAQSGGDTVLVSDEEILEAEKLLGSTEGIYSEPAGATPVAGVKQALADGIIDEDETVVVVSTGFGLKDTESAKAATGDVNRIDPELSEVEALFGEAAAADD; encoded by the coding sequence ATGGCAATGGAGCATGTCACCGCGCTAGAGTGCACTATCTGCGGGAAGGAGTACGACCCGGACCGGATCATCTACACCTGCCCCGAGCACGAGGGCGTCAAGGGGATCCTGGAGGTCACGTACGACTACGACGTGATAGACGACGAGTTCGACGCCGACCTCGACGGGAACATCCGGAGCCAGTGGAAGTACGAGGCGTTCCTGCCGGTCGACGACGACGCCGACGTCGTGACGCTGAACGAGGGCGGCACAGACCTGTTCGACGCGCCGAACCTGAGCGAGGCCCTCGGCGTCGAGACGCTCGTCAAGGACGACGGCCGGAACCCGACCGGCTGCTTCAAGGACCGCGCCAGTTCCATCGCGGTGACGAAGGCGCGACACGCCGGCCGCGACATCATCACCTGCGCCTCGACGGGGAACGCGGCGGCGTCGCTCTCGGGCTACGCGGCCCGCGGCGGGCTGGACTGTCGCATCTTCGTGCCCGGCGACGCGCCGGTCGGCAAGCTCGCCCAGCCGCTCGTGTACGGCGCGGACGTGCTCGCGGTCAACGGTTCGTACGACGAGGCGTACGACCTGAGCGTCGAGGTCACCGAGGAGTACGGCTGGTACAACCGCAACGCCGCGATCAACCCCTTCCAGGTGGAGGGCAAACGCACCGTCGGCCACGAACTCGCTGAGCAGTCGAAGGTCCGCGGCGAGGTGCCCGACTGGGTCGTGTTCTCGATGGGCGACGGCTGTACGATCGCCGGCGCGTGGAAGGGGTTCAAGGAGTTCTACGACCTGGGCTACGTCGACGACCACCCGAAGATGCTCGGCGTGCAGGCCGAGGGCGCGTCGGCGATCCACGACGCGTTCCAGGGCCACGACGACGTCGACGACATCGCGGACACGGTCGCCGACAGCATCGCCGTCGGCCGGCCACGTAACACGATCAAGGCCTGCCGTGCGCCCGCCCAGAGCGGCGGCGACACCGTGCTCGTCTCCGACGAGGAGATACTCGAGGCCGAGAAGCTGCTGGGCAGCACCGAGGGCATCTACTCCGAGCCGGCGGGCGCGACGCCCGTGGCCGGCGTCAAGCAGGCGCTGGCGGACGGCATCATCGACGAGGACGAGACGGTCGTGGTCGTCTCGACCGGCTTCGGCCTCAAGGACACCGAGAGCGCGAAGGCGGCGACCGGCGACGTGAACCGGATCGACCCCGAACTCTCCGAGGTCGAGGCGCTGTTCGGCGAGGCCGCCGCGGCCGACGACTGA